AGCTTCGACACCATCTCGGGCGCGGGGCCGAACGGGGCCATTGTCCATTATCGGGCGACGCCGGAAACCAACCGGCCCATTCAGACGGGCGAGCTTTATCTCGTGGACAGCGGCGCGCAATATCTTGACGGCACCACCGATATCACCCGCACGGTCGGCATCGGCGCGGTCGGGGCCGAGGAAAAGGACCGTTTCACCCGAGTTTTGAAGGGCCATATCGCCATCGCCACGGCGCGCTTTCCAAAGGGCACCTCGGGCGCGCAGCTTGATACCCTCGCGCGCATGCCGCTCTGGCAGGTCGGGCTCAATTACGGTCACGGCACCGGCCATGGCGTCGGCTGTTATCTCGGGGTTCATGAAGGCCCGCAGCGCATCGCCGCAAGCGGCGTGGTCCCGCTTGAGCCCGGCATGATCGTTTCGAACGAGCCCGGCTATTACAAGACCGGTGGCTATGGCATCCGCATTGAAAATCTGGTGGTGGTCGAACCGACCCACGGCACGCGCGATGAGATCGAGACCTATGGTTTCGAAACCATCACGCTTGCCCCCATCGACATCAATCTGGTGGAACGCGACCTCCTTACGCAGGATGAGGCCGATTGGCTCAACAGCTATCATACGCGCGTGCGCGAGACCTTGACCCCTTTGGTCGATCGCGACACCGCCCATTGGCTTGAGACCGCGACGCAGGCGATCTAAAATTTACGGTCATCCCTCGTGATTTTGCTGTCATCCCCGCAAATTTACTGTCATCCCCGCGAACGCGGGGATCCAGACCGGCAGGGGGCACCTGGAGTTTAGGCAAGCAAGACTGGATTCCCGCGTTCGCGGGAATGACGGGGAGGGTTTGCTGCATCGCCGCAAAGGTCCGGGGCTAGCGGTAAGCTTCAGGACGTGCGGCTCAGGTCCCCGGCGATGTCCTGCACCCGTGTCCAGGCTTTGTCCATATGTTGGGCGGTCAGGTTGTTCTGGCCGACCGACCAGCGGATGGCCATTTTGCCGTCGACCTTGGCTCGGGTCAGATAGAGCGTGCCGTCGCGGTTGATGGTGCTGAGCAAGGCTTCATTGAGCGCGTCCGTGTCCGTAGCTCCGGCCGGGCAATAGCGGAAGGCGAAAAGTGCGAGGCGCGGGCCGATTAACAGCTCGAAATCCGGATGGGCATCGATGGTGGCGGCCATGGCGGCGGCGAGCCGGATATGCTCGCGGATCATCTCGCGCAGCTCATGGAGCCCATAACGGCGCAGCACGAACCAGAGCTTGAGCGAGCGGAAGCGGCGGCCGAGCGCAATGCCCCAGTCGCGATAATCCGTCACCTGTCCGGTTTCGGCGGTTTTGAGATATTCCGGCAGGATGGTGAAGGCGCGGGTATAGGCACCCACATCGCGTACGAACAGCACCGAACAATCGACCGTGGTCCTGAGCCATTTATGCGGGTTCATGACCATGCTGTCGGCGGCCTCGATACCCGCGATCATCCAGCGTTGTTCCGGCAGCAACAGCGCGCTGCCGGCCCAGGCGGCGTCCACATGCAACCAGATGTTATGATCCCGGCAAATCGCGCCGATGGCCTTGAGGTCATCGAACCCGCCAAGCGCCGTCGCACCTAAGGTGGCGACGCAGAAGGCCGGAATATGCCCGAGTTCGAGATCGGCCTTGATGGTGGCCTTGAGGACGGCGAGGTCGAGGCCGCCATCGGCCCCGGTCGGGATGGCGCGGTAATGGGCGCGGCCGATGCCGCACAGCAAGACGGCTTTCTCGACCGAGGAATGGGCTTCGATCGAGCCATAGGCGGTCAGTGGGGCGATGGCCGCACCACCATCTTCAAGGCCGCGATAATTCAGGGTGCGTTCCCGCGCCGCGAGTGCCGCGCAGAGGGTGGAGGTCGAGGCGGTGTCCTGAATGACGCCCTCAAAATCGCTGGGCAGCCCAAGTGCATCGCGCAGCCATTCGAGCACGCGGGTTTCAAGTTCGGTGGCGGCGGGCGAGGTCTCCCACATCATGCCATTGACCCCAAGCCCGGCGGTCAGCATTTCCGCGAGCACCGCGGGTGGACTGGAAATCGACGGGAAATAGGCGAAGAACATGGGATGCTGCCAATGGGTGAGCCCAGGCATGATCAGCCGGTCCATGTCGGCCAGGATAGCGTCCATGGATTCAGGCGTCTCAGGGGCGGCTGTGGGCAGCGCCTTCAGAAGATCGCCGGGGCTCGTGCGGGCGCGGATCGGGTAGTGCTCGATCTCGTCCATATAGCGGGCGATCCAGTCGACGATCTCATGGCCGTAACGGCGGAATTCTTCACTGTCCATGGACTGATCTTCTCAGCAGCGGGTTGAACGGTCATAGTAGTGAGAGCGGGGAGGGAGGCCAAGTGCCAAAGACCAAAAGCTATTACGATAAAGTCTATGACATCACCCGGCTGATCCCACGCGGGCAGGTCGCGAGCTATGGCCAGATTGCCGATTATATCGACGGTTGTACGCCGCGCATGGTGGGCTATGCCCTGTTCGCGCTACGCGGGGAGACGGATGTGCCCTGGCAACGGGTGGTGAATGCGTCGGGCGGCATCAGTCCGCGTCCCGGCTCTGACCGTCAGCGCGCGCGGCTTGAGACGGAAGGAATCTTGTTTTCAGCGGTGGGCAAGATCGATCTCAAACGCTTCGGCTGGCCGGGTCCTGAGCCTTCGTGGCTGGCCAAAAACGGGTTGCTGCCATGAGAGGGTCAGGCCGACATGCTCGGGCGGGCGGAGACGATTTTATACCAGCGTGTGAGGTGGATGAGATTCTCGGACGGCGTGAGTTTCACTCGCCCGGCGAAATCGACGCAGACGATGGCGGTGATGTCGGCCAGCCCGAAAGCCGCGCCGCTGACATAGGCTGATTGGGCGAGGCGGTCATTCAGGGTGGCAAAGAACAGTCCGACCCGGGCGCGACCCCGCTCAACCAGCGCTGGGATCTGCTCGAATCCCTGCGGTCCGCTGAGCGCCCGGCCGACGAAGCCTGGTGCGTGATTGCGCAGGGCTTCGGCAACCGGGAAAAAGCCCTCGATTTCCATGCGGTGGTCCCACATAGCGATCTCGGCTCGTTCCCGTGCCGTGCGGCCGCATAAGGGCGGATCTGGATGGAGCTCTTCGAGATAGCGACAGATGGCGACGCTCTCGGTGATGACGCTGCCATCATCGAGTTCAAGGGCAGGAACTTCACAGAGCGGATTGATGCGTCGGAACTCTGGCGAGAGATGCGCGTTGTTGCGCAGGTCAACTTGCACGAGTGGGATATCAAGACCTTTTTCAGTCATGAAAATACGCACGCGGCGCGGACTTGGCGCGGGTGTGCAGTCATAAAGTTTCATGGCGCAACTTTCTACAGAGCCCTGCAGGGTCGGCTTTTGCTGCAGACTGGACGTAAGGACTTAATCTGTCACGATTTTGTCTCTTATGAAAAAGACCTTGTGGGGGCCATTATCGGACGGTATTGACCCTGAGTGGCTTGTTGCAAGATTGAGATAGAATAAGTGGATAAGAACCTTAAAATTGCTCCTGGTCACATAAATGACGCAAAGCTGGGTTAGCCCTATGGCTGTCTGGTTCCACATTAAGTTGTGATGCGGATTGTAAAGTAAAGGTTACAGTATCACTGTTTGCATTATTCCAGACAATCCTCTAATCCTATGGGCTTATGGGACTATACATAAGGCATTGTGTGCATACCCAAAAAACATACGTGTTTGGTTGAAAAACGGGTGAGTAAAGATTATAAGCCTAGCCAGTTCCATTGAAGCATTTTGTGGACTGGTTTAGAAACGTTCGCGGTCTGATTCTCTTGGCGATAGGTAAGGGCGGATTATGTGCTTTGTCCCGGAGATGATCAGACTTGTTAAGCTTACGTAAAGATAAAGTTTGGCAAACTTGCCGCGATTGCTACTTCCCGGGGGGGGAACGGCAGAGACAAGAATCTCGTCATGCTCTGATAACGAGACGGAATGGAGCCGCATGTTAGATGAAAACCAGGTGAATTGGCGCATGGGGCAGTCGCAAACCCTGGACGCTCACGCCGACGGATCGTCTGCTGATCATCCTTATAGCATGGACTTTTCGGCTGTTTCTTTTTCCAAAAGCATCAAGGAGTCTTTTTCAAGGAGCATCATCGAGTCTGCTGTCAATACAGATGACATGATTGCCCCGGTCAAAGACATTACTGTTGCCGTTCGTGCCCAGCCATTGTCGCTGCGCTTGCTGGATATCTGCGGAGCACTGGTTGGGTTGACGCTGAGCGCCCCTTTCATGCTGATCGCCATGTTGCTTATCTGGCTTGAGGATCGTCATAATCCTTTTTATATTGCCGAGCGGATCGGCGCCGGTGGCAAGCCGTTCCGTTTTATCAAGCTGCGCTCGATTTCCGTACGGCGGGGTGTCGGCTCCGACGAGATCATCACCGCTGACGATCCGCGCGTGACGCGGCTTGGTCATTTTATCCGGGCTTCCAAATTTGATGAATTGCCGCAGTTCTGGCATGTGTTGCACGGCGATATGAGCCTGGTGGGCCCGCGCGCCAATGTGGCCTCCATCGTCGAGTCCTTCACCGAGGAAGAGCGGCAGATCATTTCGATCAAGCCGGGGATCACTGACCTTGCGTCCATCGTGTTCCTCAATCTCGGCAAGGTGCTTGAAGGGTCACGTGACCCGAAGCTTGATTACAACCGGCTGGTGCGGCCGTGGAAAAGCCGTCTTGCGCTTTTATATGTGCGCAATCAGTCACTTGGGCTGGCATTGCGGACGCTTGTTCTGACGGTGGTTGCCTTTGTCAGTCATCCGCGGGCGCTTGAAGGTGTGGCACGTCTGGCCTCTCATTATAAAACGGATCCCCGCCTCGCCCGCATTGTGCGCCGGGAAGAAGGCCTTGTGCCCTATCCGCCACCGGGCGCGGATAAAATCGTCAATTCGCTGTCGGGCAGGATGTAGGCGCCGGACAGTAAGGTTTCCGTAGCATCTGTTATGTTAGAAAAAGCCATGCTGGAGTTTTCAGTATGGCTTTGTGCATTTCGAAGCTTGGATTTGGCTTTTAGCGAAGATCAATCATGACTGCAGCGCCTGCCAAACTAACCTTGAAAACCGCCCTCGGGGGGGTTCGGCATGAATTTAAAATGGCCGGTGTCTTCAGCTTCTTCATCAATCTTTTGATGTTGGTGTCGCCGATCTTCATGTTGCAGGTCTATGACCGTGTGCTGACGAGCCGGAATGATCTGACGCTGGTGATGCTGACCTTGCTTGCGGTGGTTTTGCTTGGGGTCATGGCGGCGCTTGATGCCTTTCGCTCCAAGCTGCTGGTGCGGGTTTCGAAGCGCGTCGATAATCTCACCAACAATCTGTTGTTCGATGGCGTGTTCGCGGCGGCGGTGCTGCGGCCGGGGCTCGGCAGTGCGCAATATTTCCGCGACATGGACTCGGTGCGGCAATTCATGACCGGTGGCCCGGTCTTCGCCCTGTTCGACGGGCCTTGGGTGCCGATTTATCTCTTGATCGTTTTTCTGATGCATCCCCTCCTTGGGCTGGTGGCGCTTTTCGGCGGGATCCTTATTTTCGCACTGGCCTGGTTGAATGATCGCGCCACGCGCAGCGTGCTCAAGCAGGCGTCCGAACATGCCATGATGGCCAATGACGTGATCGAACGCTCGCTCCGGAATGCCGAGGTTTTGCGTGCCATGGGCATGGGTGAGGGCATCCGCCGGGTGTGGCGGCGCTACCAGAACGAGGCGTTGATCCAGCAATGCATAGCGAGCGATCGCGCCGGGGTCATGGTGGCTGTCAGCAAGGCGGCACGGATGATTCTGCAGGTCCTGATGCTGGCCGCCGGAGCCTGGCTTGCGATCCGACAGTCGATCACACCGGGGATGATTGTCGCCTCCTCGATCATTATGGGTCGCGGTCTTGCGCCTATCGAGCAGGCAATCGGCGGCTGGAAAAATTTTGTCGGCGCGCGCACGGCGTTCAATCGCCTGAATGCGCTCCTTCTGGCGGTGCCGGATGAGACGGAGCGCATGACCCTGCCGCGCCCCAAGGGAGCGCTTTCGGTGGACCGTGTCATCGCCGCCCCGCCGGGGGTCAAGTCGCCGGTCATCAAGGGCGTGAGTTTCGAGGTCGCGGCCGGAGAATCCATCGGCATCGTCGGGCCGAGTGCAGCGGGCAAGACCACGCTCGCGCGGTTGATTCTTGGGGTCTGGCCACCACGGGCGGGGTATATCCGGCTGGACGGCGCGGAAATCTATGGCTGGAACCGGGCCGAGCTTGGGCCTGCCATCGGCTATCTGCCGCAGGATGTGGAATTGTTCTCTGGCACCGTGGCCGAGAATATCGCCCGCTTTGGCGTGGCCGATCCGGATAAAGTGGTGAAAGCCGCTCGCGACGCCGGTGTGCATGACATGATCCTGGGTTTGGCCGATGGTTATGACAGCCAGATCGGTACGAGCGGCACCAATCTGTCGGCCGGACAGCGTCAGCGTGTCGGTCTCGCGCGGGCGCTGTATGGCGACCCAAGCTTTATTGTGCTCGATGAGCCGAACGCCAACCTCGACACCGATGGCGAAGCGGCTCTGGCGCAGGCGGTGCGGGCCTTGCGCGCCGACAAGCGTACGGTGATCGTCATCACCCATCGGAGCGCGGTGCTCGAGCAGATGGACAAGCTCATGGTTCTGAAAAACGGCCAGATCGCCGCCTTCGGGCCCTTGGCCGAGGTTATGGTGGCTTTGAACCCGGCCCCAGAGCCGGTGGGGGTTGCGTGAGATGAAAGCCCCATCGCTGTTTGCCCGCATGAAGACCCGATTTCAGGATTTTCTCGCCGCGCCCGCTCTCGGCGCGCCGGATGTGACCGGCGGCGACGATCCCTATGCCGATACCCGGAGCCCGATCCGCATCGGCCTGATCATTATTCTCGTGACCTTCGTTGGCCTTGGCGGTTGGGCAGCGTTCGCTCCGCTCAGTCAAGGGGCGGTGGCCTCGGGGAAATTGATCGTGGAATCCCAGCGCAAGGAAATTCAGCATTTCGAAGGCGGCATCGTCGCGAAAATCGCGGTCAAGGATGGCGACCGGGTGCGTCCGGGCGATGTGCTGGTTGAACTTGACGATACCCGGGCCCGCGCCCAGTTGCAGATCGTCGAAGGCCAGCTTGATGCTTACCGCGCTTTCGAAGCGCGCCTGACCGCCGAACGCGATGGTCTGGAGGATGTGACCTTTCCCGCCGATCTCGAAGCCAAGGCCCAGAATAACGAGGAAGTGGCCAAGTCGCTTGGCGGTCAGCGCGACATGTTCACTGCCCGCAAGATGGCCATCAAAAGCCAGACCGACATTCTCGACAAGCGGGTGACCCAGTTGCGGGAAATGTCGAATGGCCTCCGGGCGCAGGTGCAGTCGAAATCCGAACAGCTGCGGACTCTCGCCGACGAGATCAAAGGGCTTCAGGAACTTTATGCCAAGGGCTATGCCTCGAAATCCCGGTTGCTCGCCTTGCAACGGTCCGAGGCGGAGACCGCAGGCGAGCGCGGCAAATATCTGTCCGATATTGCAAGTTCCGACATGAAGGTCGGGGAAACCCGACTTGAAGTCATTCAGGTTCAGAAGAAGTTTGAGGAAGAGGTGGTGTCTGACCTCCGGACCACACAACAAAAAGTTTTGGATCTGACCGAACAATGGACCGCAGCCCGCGATGTGCTCAATCGCACCCGGGTGCGCGCGCCGGTTGAGGGCATCATCGTTGGCCTCAAGCTTCATACGCTGGGCGGGGTGATCAACCCGGGCACACGCCTGCTTGAGATCGTGCCGCAGAACCGCAAGCTTCTGGTGCAGGCGAAAATCCAGACCCATGATATCGATCAGGTACAAATGGGCGCCGAGGCCGAGGTGCGCTTGCTGCCCTTCAAACAGCGCACCTTGCCGATCCTGGTTGGGCAGGTGACGGCGGTTTCAGCCGATACGCTTGAAGACGAGCGCACGGGTGAAAGCTATTACACCGCCAATGTCGAAATATCCGAAGACCAGATCAAAAAGCTTGAGGGCCACAGGCTGGTGCCCGGCATGCCCGCCGATGTCATCATCAAGTCGGGCGAATATACCGTGCTGCAATATCTGCTCGGCCCTTTGACCGACAGCCTGGCCCGCGCGTTCAGGGGCTAGGGCCGGATCAGCCCGTCATTGCGAGGCGCAGCCAAAGCAATCCAGTCCCTCCGCTTGGCTCCGGTCTACCCATGGTCCTGGATCGCCACGCCGCTTATGCGGTTCGCGATGACGGTTGAGGGTGGCGAAAGCCTCAGGGCTTGATCGCGGTGATCAGGGGTTCAAAAGCTCCGTTATGGATGACCATGGGCCAGACCCGGTGGCTCGCCTGGAGATCTCGGGCGTCTAGGATCAGGGGCTCATCCAGGCCGATATCGAAGCTGCCGAGACGGTGCATGGCGGTGATCAGGTCCTTGCGGGACGGCCTGGGTCCTGCCGCTCGCAGACCGGCGACCAGCACCCGTGCGGCGAGGTAGCCTTCAAGCGAGATGACCCCGGTCGTGACGCCGCCGCCATAGCGCGACATGGCGGCACGATAGCTGGTGACGGCGCGAAGGTTGCTGGTGACCGGCGGGACCACCTCGGTGACGATGACGCCCTGGCCTGTGTTCTTGAGGGCGTCCTTGAGCGCGGCGCTGCCGACGAAGGACAGATTGAGAAAAATCGCCTTGGTGAACACCTGCCGGGCGAGGCGGATGAATTTGGCATTTGGTGCATAGGCGCCGACCATGATCACCGCCTTGATCGGACGATGTGCATCAAGAAGCGTGATCAGCGCATTTTCCACATCGAGCGTGCCGCGTTCATAGCGCCCGCGCGGCAGGCTCGCGCCATGCTGGAAGCCACGGGTCTCAAGGGCCCTGAGCGCGCCTGCGTAGCCGTCATTGCCGTAGCTGTCGTTCTGCGTGAAAAAGGCGATCTCCTCGGGGCGGATGCCGCGAGCAAGGATGACGTCGAGCATGGCGTCGGTTTCTTCGGCATAACTCGCGCGGAAATTGACGATCACGGGGTCACCGTCCACGGGCCTCAGGATTGATGCGCCGCTCATGGCCGCGAAAAAAAGAATGTCGTGGGCCCGGGCAATGGGAATGGTTTTGACCGCAGTGGGCGTGCCGACGCTGCCGATGATGCCCAGCACCTGATCCTGTTCGATCAGGGACAGAATATTATGGGCGGCGGTCGGAGGGTCATAGGCATCGTCGCGCACGACAAGTTTCAGACGGCGGCCGTGAATGCCGCCCGTGGCATTGACCTCGGCGAAATAACTTTCAATGCCGGCGCGCATGGAGCGGCCAAGATAGCTGACCGGCCCGCTGAGCGCCGCTGTCATGCCGATTTTCAAATCCCCGGCCCCGGCCATATCGCGTGCTGCAGCAGGCGCGATCCCAAGCAGGATGAAAAACATAAAAACAAGGCTGCGACAGACCACGGGGGTAGCTCCTGCGATAGGGGATCCTTGATATGAAAACCAGACGCGCGGCGGTCGGGGGACGTGACAGTCAGCTGTCGGTGAGGTCATCGCCATTCACAGCCTGCGCTGCAGGACGTCCGGTCTCTGGCAACATAAATGTTCAGGGCCCAAGGAAAGGACGTTCCGCCATGACGGCTGAAGACCGATTGGTATGGCAGCGCAAATTTGTGCGCTGTTGCCTGGGCCTCGTGGCAGTGGTCATGGCGGCGTTGCTTTATTTCGGCATCGGTCTGTGGCAGGAGCGCGCGAATGCACGCAGCCAGCTGATACAGGAACAGGACCGGGTCAGCGATGCCGCCAACAATAAGATCGCGGGCATCATGGCCGAAGTCGAAGCGGTGGCGCGCCTAGCGGCACGTGATGTGGCCGCGCTTCAATCTCATAAGGCGGATACCGAACACGTGATCGGGCGGCTGATTGCTCGCTATCCGGAGATCACCGCAATCGGTGTGGCGTTCGAGCCGTTTGCCTTCGATCCGGATTACCGGCTGGCGGGGCCTTTGGTCCTGCGCGAGGCCGGAGGCTTCCGCCAGGGGCGGATTGAAGTGGACTATGACTACACCGCGCCGACGGTCAGCTGGTATCACGAGGCGCTGCGGCAGGGGCAGGTCTGGGACAGCCCGCGTACGGACCCGGCCAATGGTGAAACCTATGTGGATTTCGCTTTGTCGGTGCAGCTTATGGGCGGTCAGCGTGCCGTGGTGCGGGTGACCTATCCCTTGTCCCGGATTGCGTCCGTGGTCACACATCTTGATCTTGGTCATCATGGCTACGGCGCACTTCTGGCGAAAGACGGGCGCATTCTGGTGTCTCCCGGTCTCGACGATCAGACGGGTGGCGAGGCGAAGAGTTATGCCCGCGGTGACAACGCCAATTTCCTGAGCCAGATCACCGGCTATAAAAGCCGCCTCGCCACGCGCAGCATTCGCGGGCCGGGATGGACGCTTGTGACCGTGCATAGCTGGCAGGATCTCCAGCTCGATTTCTCGGCCCGTTACCGGCGGATTTTGCTGCTGA
The sequence above is drawn from the Govania unica genome and encodes:
- a CDS encoding pyridoxal phosphate-dependent decarboxylase family protein, producing the protein MDSEEFRRYGHEIVDWIARYMDEIEHYPIRARTSPGDLLKALPTAAPETPESMDAILADMDRLIMPGLTHWQHPMFFAYFPSISSPPAVLAEMLTAGLGVNGMMWETSPAATELETRVLEWLRDALGLPSDFEGVIQDTASTSTLCAALAARERTLNYRGLEDGGAAIAPLTAYGSIEAHSSVEKAVLLCGIGRAHYRAIPTGADGGLDLAVLKATIKADLELGHIPAFCVATLGATALGGFDDLKAIGAICRDHNIWLHVDAAWAGSALLLPEQRWMIAGIEAADSMVMNPHKWLRTTVDCSVLFVRDVGAYTRAFTILPEYLKTAETGQVTDYRDWGIALGRRFRSLKLWFVLRRYGLHELREMIREHIRLAAAMAATIDAHPDFELLIGPRLALFAFRYCPAGATDTDALNEALLSTINRDGTLYLTRAKVDGKMAIRWSVGQNNLTAQHMDKAWTRVQDIAGDLSRTS
- a CDS encoding MGMT family protein, which encodes MPKTKSYYDKVYDITRLIPRGQVASYGQIADYIDGCTPRMVGYALFALRGETDVPWQRVVNASGGISPRPGSDRQRARLETEGILFSAVGKIDLKRFGWPGPEPSWLAKNGLLP
- a CDS encoding glutathione S-transferase family protein: MKLYDCTPAPSPRRVRIFMTEKGLDIPLVQVDLRNNAHLSPEFRRINPLCEVPALELDDGSVITESVAICRYLEELHPDPPLCGRTARERAEIAMWDHRMEIEGFFPVAEALRNHAPGFVGRALSGPQGFEQIPALVERGRARVGLFFATLNDRLAQSAYVSGAAFGLADITAIVCVDFAGRVKLTPSENLIHLTRWYKIVSARPSMSA
- a CDS encoding sugar transferase; translation: MLDENQVNWRMGQSQTLDAHADGSSADHPYSMDFSAVSFSKSIKESFSRSIIESAVNTDDMIAPVKDITVAVRAQPLSLRLLDICGALVGLTLSAPFMLIAMLLIWLEDRHNPFYIAERIGAGGKPFRFIKLRSISVRRGVGSDEIITADDPRVTRLGHFIRASKFDELPQFWHVLHGDMSLVGPRANVASIVESFTEEERQIISIKPGITDLASIVFLNLGKVLEGSRDPKLDYNRLVRPWKSRLALLYVRNQSLGLALRTLVLTVVAFVSHPRALEGVARLASHYKTDPRLARIVRREEGLVPYPPPGADKIVNSLSGRM
- a CDS encoding type I secretion system permease/ATPase: MTAAPAKLTLKTALGGVRHEFKMAGVFSFFINLLMLVSPIFMLQVYDRVLTSRNDLTLVMLTLLAVVLLGVMAALDAFRSKLLVRVSKRVDNLTNNLLFDGVFAAAVLRPGLGSAQYFRDMDSVRQFMTGGPVFALFDGPWVPIYLLIVFLMHPLLGLVALFGGILIFALAWLNDRATRSVLKQASEHAMMANDVIERSLRNAEVLRAMGMGEGIRRVWRRYQNEALIQQCIASDRAGVMVAVSKAARMILQVLMLAAGAWLAIRQSITPGMIVASSIIMGRGLAPIEQAIGGWKNFVGARTAFNRLNALLLAVPDETERMTLPRPKGALSVDRVIAAPPGVKSPVIKGVSFEVAAGESIGIVGPSAAGKTTLARLILGVWPPRAGYIRLDGAEIYGWNRAELGPAIGYLPQDVELFSGTVAENIARFGVADPDKVVKAARDAGVHDMILGLADGYDSQIGTSGTNLSAGQRQRVGLARALYGDPSFIVLDEPNANLDTDGEAALAQAVRALRADKRTVIVITHRSAVLEQMDKLMVLKNGQIAAFGPLAEVMVALNPAPEPVGVA
- a CDS encoding HlyD family type I secretion periplasmic adaptor subunit, translating into MKAPSLFARMKTRFQDFLAAPALGAPDVTGGDDPYADTRSPIRIGLIIILVTFVGLGGWAAFAPLSQGAVASGKLIVESQRKEIQHFEGGIVAKIAVKDGDRVRPGDVLVELDDTRARAQLQIVEGQLDAYRAFEARLTAERDGLEDVTFPADLEAKAQNNEEVAKSLGGQRDMFTARKMAIKSQTDILDKRVTQLREMSNGLRAQVQSKSEQLRTLADEIKGLQELYAKGYASKSRLLALQRSEAETAGERGKYLSDIASSDMKVGETRLEVIQVQKKFEEEVVSDLRTTQQKVLDLTEQWTAARDVLNRTRVRAPVEGIIVGLKLHTLGGVINPGTRLLEIVPQNRKLLVQAKIQTHDIDQVQMGAEAEVRLLPFKQRTLPILVGQVTAVSADTLEDERTGESYYTANVEISEDQIKKLEGHRLVPGMPADVIIKSGEYTVLQYLLGPLTDSLARAFRG
- a CDS encoding ABC transporter substrate-binding protein, which translates into the protein MVCRSLVFMFFILLGIAPAAARDMAGAGDLKIGMTAALSGPVSYLGRSMRAGIESYFAEVNATGGIHGRRLKLVVRDDAYDPPTAAHNILSLIEQDQVLGIIGSVGTPTAVKTIPIARAHDILFFAAMSGASILRPVDGDPVIVNFRASYAEETDAMLDVILARGIRPEEIAFFTQNDSYGNDGYAGALRALETRGFQHGASLPRGRYERGTLDVENALITLLDAHRPIKAVIMVGAYAPNAKFIRLARQVFTKAIFLNLSFVGSAALKDALKNTGQGVIVTEVVPPVTSNLRAVTSYRAAMSRYGGGVTTGVISLEGYLAARVLVAGLRAAGPRPSRKDLITAMHRLGSFDIGLDEPLILDARDLQASHRVWPMVIHNGAFEPLITAIKP